In Hippocampus zosterae strain Florida chromosome 3, ASM2543408v3, whole genome shotgun sequence, a genomic segment contains:
- the dldh gene encoding dihydrolipoyl dehydrogenase, mitochondrial — MHTWTQFYRTVATRSHQLPCKLHGASVLSIRTYADKAPIDADVTVVGSGPGGYVAAIKAAQLGFKTVCVEKNATLGGTCLNVGCIPSKALLNNSYLYHLAHGKDFESRGIEISGLSLNLEKMMAQKSGAVKALTGGIAHLFKQNKVTHVNGFGKVTGKNQVTAMTTDGGEQVINTKNILIATGSEVTPFPGIQIDEETVVSSTGALSLRKVPEELIVIGAGVIGVELGSVWQRLGAKVTAVEFLGHVGGMGIDMEISKNFQRILQKQGVKFKLGTKVLGATRRPDGKMDVAVEAAAGGKNETLTCDVLLVCIGRRPFTHDLGLEALGIQLDNRGRIPVNGRFQTSVPSIYAIGDVVAGPMLAHKAEDEGIICVEGMAGGAVHIDYNCVPSVIYTHPEVAWVGKTEEQLKEEGVPYKVGKFPFAANSRAKTNADTDGLVKILSHKETDRMLGAHILGSGAGEIINEAALAMEYGASCEDVARVCHAHPTVSEAFREANLAASFGKAINF, encoded by the exons ATGCACACTTGGACCCAATTTTATCGAACTGTCGCCACG CGAAGTCATCAGCTCCCTTGCAAGCTGCACGGAGCCTCCGTGTTGTCAATCCGGACGTACGCCGACAAAGCGCCGA TCGATGCGGACGTCACGGTGGTCGGTTCCGGTCCGGGCGGCTACGTCGCCGCCATCAAAGCCGCCCAGCTGGGCTTCAAG ACAGTTTGTGTGGAGAAGAACGCCACATTGGGCGGCACCTGCCTGAATGTTGGCTGCATCCCCTCCAAA GCCCTTCTGAACAACTCGTACTTGTATCACCTGGCTCACGGCAAAGACTTTGAGAGCCGAGGCATCGAAA TTTCCGGCCTCTCCCTGAACCTCGAGAAGATGATGGCGCAGAAAAGCGGGGCGGTCAAAGCGCTGACGGGCGGCATCGCGCATCTCTTCAAACAGAACAAA GTGACCCACGTCAACGGCTTCGGCAAGGTGACGGGAAAGAACCAGGTGACGGCCATGACGACCGACGGCGGCGAGCAAGTCATCAACACCAAGAACATCCTCATCGCCACCGGCTCCGAGGTCACGCCCTTTCCAGGAATTCag ATCGACGAGGAGACGGTGGTGTCATCAACGGGCGCGCTGTCCTTGCGGAAAGTTCCCGAGGAGCTGATCGTGATCGGCGCCGGCGTCATCGGAGTGGAGTTG GGCTCCGTGTGGCAGCGCCTGGGCGCCAAGGTGACGGCGGTGGAGTTTCTCGGCCACGTGGGCGGCATGGGCATCGACATGGAGATCTCCAAGAACTTCCAGCGCATCTTGCAGAAgcagggtgtcaaattcaagctgGGCACTAAAGTGCTGGGCGCCACCCGCAGGCCCGACGGAAAAATGGACGTGGC CGTGGAGGCGGCGGCCGGCGGCAAGAACGAGACGCTGACGTGCGACGTGCTGCTGGTGTGCATCGGCCGGCGACCGTTCACGCACGACCTGGGCCTGGAGGCGCTGGGCATCCAGCTGGACAACCGCGGGCGCATCCCCGTCAACGGACGCTTCCAGACCAGCGTACCCAG CATCTACGCCATCGGCGACGTGGTGGCGGGCCCGATGTTGGCGCACAAGGCGGAGGACGAGGGCATCATCTGCGTGGAGGGCATGGCGGGCGGCGCCGTGCACATCGACTACAACTGCGTGCCCTCCGTCATCTACACGCACCCCGAGGTGGCCTGGGTGGGCAAGACCGAAGAACAGCTCAAGGAAGAG GGCGTTCCCTACAAAGTGGGCAAGTTCCCGTTTGCGGCCAACAGCCGCGCCAAAACCAACGCCGACACGGACGGCCTGGTCAAGATCCTGAGCCACAAGGAGACGGACAGGATGCTGGGCGCTCACATCCTCGGAAGC GGGGCGGGAGAGATTATCAACGAGGCGGCCCTCGCCATGGAGTACGGCGCATCGTGTGAGGACGTCGCCAGAGTCTGCCACGCCCACCCG ACGGTGTCAGAGGCGTTCAGAGAAGCCAACCTGGCCGCCTCTTTCGGCAAGGCCATCAACTTCTGA